A portion of the Kiritimatiellia bacterium genome contains these proteins:
- a CDS encoding tetratricopeptide repeat protein: MSDEALAAAWARLESVLRQPSGVFPGRWCASVAAGSQGEAVFDLCDLLLLCAAWRLRSPEIARELVLSAAAVQHPDGSFPRRVREDGHASDPRPAWPLFVRAADLAAGEFPPSDYAAVVLPAAERHVEWAWRYFGLEKGAAPQWPSAADAWLAETWSPAVWPVDLAAMLRSEVEACLALAERSNAGGAVRLRFGARARELARRLDQLHIDPESGEYRDRSAEGRPVARRTLSMFVPLLCPRLDSSRRRRLLDELGRWWDPATASFPAWERWAEDPLPPPVLCRQQALIWLALTEHTVMLGPEWRERAAAAAAAPWAATEVAGAVAAVLAASLRDQLPARSAVPSARRLWLAGAASLAGVGILVASGVYMIRRPSLPGATGEALLNLARERYVAGDHQQAITLYREFLARSRSTNGTVRVLLANALYRVGQYREAEELYRAALLEEVSALHALYNLGLTLHQQGRDEEAADVLERFAFTYRDDYPELARRARTAVAIIRRMPIETIGLP; encoded by the coding sequence ATGAGTGACGAGGCTCTGGCAGCTGCGTGGGCGCGGCTGGAGTCGGTACTCCGCCAGCCGTCGGGCGTGTTTCCGGGCCGGTGGTGTGCGTCGGTGGCGGCCGGAAGTCAGGGAGAGGCAGTTTTTGATCTTTGCGATCTTCTGCTGCTCTGTGCGGCCTGGCGTCTGCGTTCGCCGGAGATCGCGCGCGAGCTGGTGCTTTCTGCGGCTGCAGTGCAGCATCCAGACGGCTCGTTTCCGAGGCGTGTGCGGGAAGATGGGCACGCCTCTGATCCCAGACCGGCATGGCCGCTGTTTGTTCGAGCCGCGGATCTGGCCGCGGGCGAGTTTCCTCCTTCTGATTATGCCGCGGTGGTGTTGCCGGCGGCGGAGCGTCACGTCGAGTGGGCGTGGCGGTACTTCGGGCTGGAGAAGGGCGCCGCACCGCAGTGGCCCTCTGCGGCGGATGCTTGGCTGGCCGAGACGTGGAGTCCAGCGGTGTGGCCGGTGGATCTGGCGGCGATGCTTCGCTCGGAGGTTGAGGCGTGTCTGGCGCTGGCAGAGCGCTCGAATGCGGGCGGGGCGGTGCGGCTGCGGTTTGGCGCGCGGGCCAGAGAGCTCGCCCGGCGGCTCGATCAGCTCCACATTGATCCGGAGAGCGGCGAATATCGCGACCGGTCGGCGGAGGGACGACCGGTGGCGCGTCGAACTCTTTCAATGTTTGTGCCGCTGCTATGTCCGCGGCTGGATTCCTCGCGGCGGCGGCGGCTGTTGGACGAGCTTGGCCGCTGGTGGGATCCGGCCACCGCCTCGTTCCCGGCCTGGGAGCGGTGGGCGGAGGACCCGTTGCCTCCTCCAGTGCTGTGCCGACAGCAGGCGTTGATCTGGCTGGCGTTGACCGAGCATACGGTGATGCTCGGGCCGGAGTGGCGGGAGCGCGCGGCGGCAGCGGCCGCCGCACCGTGGGCGGCAACGGAGGTCGCAGGCGCGGTGGCGGCGGTGCTGGCTGCGTCGCTACGCGATCAACTGCCGGCACGGTCGGCGGTGCCGTCGGCTCGGAGGCTGTGGCTGGCCGGCGCCGCATCGTTGGCCGGCGTGGGGATCCTTGTGGCCAGCGGCGTCTATATGATACGGCGGCCATCGCTGCCGGGCGCCACTGGCGAGGCGCTGCTCAACCTCGCGCGCGAACGCTACGTTGCAGGTGACCACCAGCAGGCGATCACGTTGTACCGCGAGTTCCTTGCCCGCTCGCGGTCGACCAATGGCACCGTGCGGGTGCTGCTGGCGAACGCGCTCTACCGCGTGGGGCAGTACCGCGAGGCGGAGGAACTCTACCGTGCCGCGCTGCTGGAGGAGGTCAGTGCGCTACACGCGCTTTACAATCTGGGGCTGACGCTGCACCAGCAGGGACGTGACGAAGAAGCCGCCGACGTGCTCGAGCGCTTTGCCTTCACCTACCGCGACGACTATCCCGAACTTGCTCGGCGCGCACGTACCGCGGTGGCGATCATTCGCAGGATGCCAATTGAAACGATCGGTCTCCCCTGA
- a CDS encoding alpha-L-fucosidase — protein sequence MATPLRAMVIAALALGGSPTPGGADDAREAFRREFLTWRFGMFIHFDIATFNEREWSNGYEDPTSFAPTNLDCGQWADAARTAGMRYAVLTVKHTGGWCLWPTALTRSHGATALRNFRDGRGDLVREFVEAFRARGLKVGFYYCFPGNYTGRCGNPPLAAGQRDLCGLPPEAAGDFLGFIRAQLTELLTGYGPVDLLWIDQYRNRYTGAQWPELLAHIRRLQPGCVVVANNARNFADSDIHSYEYPWARHADPAHALPPPTNTAAAEVSDKLGPGWFWSSRETAQTIQTPEQVVEMVRLCNSRRANYLLNVAPDRTGRIPEYSVQCLRRIGELLRDSPR from the coding sequence ATGGCCACGCCTCTGCGGGCAATGGTGATCGCCGCGCTGGCGCTCGGCGGCTCACCCACGCCAGGAGGGGCGGACGACGCCCGCGAGGCGTTCCGCCGCGAGTTCCTCACGTGGCGGTTCGGGATGTTCATCCACTTCGACATCGCGACGTTCAATGAGCGCGAATGGTCGAACGGCTATGAGGATCCCACGAGCTTTGCGCCGACGAATCTCGACTGCGGGCAGTGGGCGGACGCGGCCCGGACGGCCGGCATGCGGTATGCGGTACTGACGGTGAAGCACACCGGCGGGTGGTGTCTCTGGCCGACCGCGCTCACGCGCAGTCACGGCGCAACGGCGCTCCGCAACTTTCGCGACGGCCGCGGCGACCTCGTCCGCGAGTTCGTAGAGGCGTTCCGAGCCCGTGGTTTGAAGGTCGGCTTCTACTATTGTTTCCCCGGCAACTACACCGGTCGCTGCGGGAACCCCCCACTGGCGGCGGGCCAGAGGGATCTCTGCGGGCTGCCTCCCGAGGCCGCGGGCGACTTCCTAGGCTTCATCCGCGCTCAACTGACCGAGCTGCTCACCGGCTACGGCCCCGTGGATCTGCTGTGGATTGACCAGTACCGAAACCGCTACACCGGCGCGCAGTGGCCTGAGCTGTTGGCGCACATTCGCCGTTTGCAACCGGGGTGCGTGGTGGTGGCGAACAACGCGCGCAACTTCGCCGACAGCGACATCCACAGCTACGAGTATCCCTGGGCCCGGCACGCGGATCCGGCGCACGCGCTTCCGCCGCCGACCAACACGGCCGCGGCGGAGGTGTCGGACAAGCTTGGCCCCGGCTGGTTCTGGAGTTCGCGGGAGACCGCGCAGACGATTCAGACGCCGGAGCAGGTGGTGGAGATGGTGCGCCTTTGCAATTCCCGCCGAGCGAACTACCTGCTGAATGTTGCGCCCGATCGCACCGGTCGGATCCCGGAGTACTCCGTGCAGTGTTTGCGACGCATCGGAGAGCTGTTGCGGGATTCCCCGCGCTGA
- a CDS encoding Ni/Fe hydrogenase subunit alpha: MSTPATKTIVIEPVTRVEGHGKVTIQLDEQRRVRQARLHIVEFRGFERFIQGRPFWEIPVLVQRLCGICPVSHHLAAAKAMDLIVGARKLTPTAEKIRRLMHYGQMLQSHALHFFHLCSPDFLFGFDADPAVRNIIGVAKKFPELAVQGVMLRKYGQEVIRATAGKKIHGTGAIPGGVNKNLSIAERDALLRDLDQVLAWSEKAVTIARDITLKHLEELAAFGSFESNHLSLVRADGAMDFYHGNLCAIDAKGRPIFDQVDYQRYLDYIAEEVRPWSYMKFPFIRSLGPEAGWYRVGPLARVNLCRFIPTPKAETARREFFEATGGRPNNMTMAYHWARMIELLHAAEVIRDLLHDSDLQGTDLIVRGERQTEAVGLIEAPRGTLFHHYVVNERDQVVRCNLIVSTTNNNTPMNRAVERVAETYLNGVEITEGLLNRIEVAIRAYDPCLSCATHALGQMPLVVEVLGPDGAVLARRSRAAT, translated from the coding sequence ATGAGCACACCCGCCACGAAAACCATCGTGATCGAGCCGGTGACCCGCGTCGAAGGGCACGGCAAGGTAACCATCCAGCTCGACGAGCAGCGCCGCGTGCGCCAGGCCCGACTGCACATCGTCGAGTTCCGCGGCTTCGAACGATTCATCCAGGGCCGCCCCTTCTGGGAAATCCCGGTGCTGGTGCAGCGGCTGTGTGGCATCTGCCCGGTCAGCCACCACCTCGCCGCCGCGAAGGCGATGGACCTGATCGTCGGTGCCCGCAAGCTCACGCCGACCGCCGAAAAAATCCGCCGGCTGATGCACTACGGCCAGATGCTGCAGTCACACGCGCTGCACTTCTTCCACCTTTGTTCGCCGGACTTCCTCTTCGGCTTCGACGCAGACCCCGCGGTGCGCAATATCATCGGCGTCGCGAAAAAGTTCCCTGAGCTCGCCGTTCAGGGCGTGATGCTGCGCAAATACGGCCAGGAGGTGATCCGGGCGACCGCCGGCAAAAAAATCCACGGCACCGGCGCGATCCCCGGTGGTGTGAACAAGAACCTCTCCATCGCGGAGCGCGACGCGCTGCTGAGGGACCTCGACCAGGTGCTGGCCTGGTCCGAAAAGGCGGTGACGATCGCTCGCGACATTACGCTGAAACACCTCGAGGAGCTCGCCGCGTTCGGCTCGTTCGAGTCGAACCACCTCTCGCTCGTGCGCGCGGACGGCGCGATGGACTTCTACCACGGCAACCTTTGCGCGATCGACGCGAAAGGGCGTCCGATCTTCGACCAGGTGGACTATCAGCGCTATCTCGACTACATCGCCGAGGAGGTGCGCCCCTGGTCCTACATGAAGTTCCCCTTCATCCGCTCGCTCGGCCCCGAAGCCGGCTGGTACCGCGTCGGCCCGCTCGCACGCGTCAACCTCTGCCGATTCATCCCCACGCCGAAGGCGGAGACGGCTCGCCGGGAGTTCTTCGAGGCCACCGGTGGCCGGCCGAACAACATGACGATGGCGTACCACTGGGCCCGGATGATCGAGCTGCTGCATGCCGCCGAAGTGATCCGCGACCTGCTGCACGATTCCGACCTCCAGGGCACGGACCTGATCGTGCGCGGCGAGCGGCAGACCGAGGCGGTCGGGCTGATCGAGGCGCCCCGCGGCACGCTGTTCCATCACTACGTCGTCAACGAGCGCGATCAGGTCGTCCGCTGCAACCTGATCGTTTCGACCACCAACAACAACACCCCGATGAACCGCGCGGTCGAGCGCGTCGCGGAAACCTACCTCAATGGCGTCGAAATCACCGAGGGGCTCTTGAACCGCATCGAGGTTGCGATCCGCGCGTACGACCCGTGCCTGTCTTGCGCGACCCATGCGCTCGGGCAGATGCCCCTGGTCGTGGAAGTCCTCGGGCCGGACGGCGCAGTGCTCGCGCGTCGGAGCCGGGCGGCGACCTGA
- a CDS encoding TIM barrel protein: MKRRDLLARAGLAAAALSFSPSAQSQGVAPRKGRIRQCACPGVFGKTTFEEKCRLAKRLGLYGIDLVRPGPDWDTLKSYGLICSMVPSHSLTRGLNAKANHEECLAAIRQSIEAAAAAGFPNVICFSGNRNGISDEEGWENCTVALKQVVGLAEQKGITLCMELLNSKRNHKDYQCDRTAWGVELCKRVGSPNFKLLYDIYHMQIMEGDIIATIREALPYIAHIHTAGVPGRHEIDETQELYYPAIMRAIAEAGFKGFVAHEYTPTGDPTAALEKAVHICDV, encoded by the coding sequence ATGAAACGCCGTGATTTGCTGGCCCGTGCGGGTCTGGCCGCCGCCGCGCTCTCGTTCAGCCCTTCCGCCCAGAGCCAGGGCGTCGCCCCCCGAAAAGGACGCATCCGCCAGTGCGCCTGCCCGGGAGTCTTCGGCAAAACCACCTTCGAAGAAAAGTGCCGCCTCGCCAAACGCCTCGGTCTCTACGGGATCGACCTCGTTCGCCCGGGGCCGGACTGGGACACGCTGAAGTCCTACGGCCTCATCTGCAGCATGGTGCCTAGCCACAGCCTCACCCGCGGCCTGAACGCGAAGGCCAACCATGAAGAATGTTTGGCGGCCATCCGGCAGTCGATCGAAGCGGCGGCTGCCGCGGGGTTTCCGAACGTGATCTGCTTCTCCGGCAACCGAAACGGCATCAGCGACGAGGAGGGCTGGGAAAACTGCACGGTGGCGCTCAAACAGGTCGTCGGACTTGCCGAACAAAAGGGCATTACGCTCTGCATGGAGCTGTTGAACAGCAAACGCAATCACAAGGACTACCAGTGCGACCGCACCGCCTGGGGCGTGGAGCTCTGCAAACGCGTCGGGTCGCCGAACTTCAAGCTGCTCTACGACATCTACCACATGCAGATTATGGAGGGAGACATCATTGCGACGATCCGCGAGGCGCTGCCCTACATCGCCCACATCCACACCGCCGGCGTGCCGGGTCGGCACGAAATTGACGAAACGCAGGAGCTCTACTACCCCGCGATCATGCGCGCGATTGCGGAGGCCGGGTTCAAGGGCTTCGTCGCACACGAGTACACCCCCACTGGCGACCCGACCGCAGCGCTAGAGAAGGCGGTCCACATTTGCGACGTCTGA
- a CDS encoding NAD(P)H-dependent oxidoreductase subunit E has product MTAEIGQTVRQICAAYHNDASRLMDIVEAVQSRFGCVSSAATDLIAQALGIPRVEVQSTVSFYSFLSERPKGRVVIRLCSDPIDEMFGMLPVARSFEEALGIRVGETTPDGAISLEWTPCIGMSDQAPAALINDVVVTYLSTDKAREIVAELRRSGDPRKLVHRLGDGHNAHPLVRSMVHNNIRRKGPVVLADLPPGAALRKALAMSPVEVIRDIKTSRLRGRGGAGFPTGMKWEFTRQAEGNRKFVICNADEGEPGTFKDRVILTEYADLMFEGMAIAGYAIGAKEGILYLRGEYAYLRPLLEHILQVRRDAGLLGRDICGKRGFEFDIRIQLGAGAYVCGEETSLLSSCEGRRGDPKNRPPFPAQKGYLGCPTSVNNVETFCCVARILDRGPGWFAEIGSKGSPGTKLFSVSGDCAAPGVYEYPFGITLAELLRDVGAEDVQAVQVGGPSGHLVGPDSFHRRLEYDDLATGGSIMIFNSSRDLVHIVRKFLEFFADESCGYCTPCRVGNVLLLRKIEEILHGRGTPDDLRYLEELSTTVKFASRCGLGQTSPNPVLSLLRNFAEPIRRRVAPPAGELLPTFDIRAALADTEKLVGRTSVIYAP; this is encoded by the coding sequence ATGACGGCGGAAATTGGGCAAACGGTTCGGCAGATTTGCGCGGCGTACCACAATGACGCGTCGCGGCTGATGGATATCGTCGAAGCCGTTCAGAGCCGGTTCGGTTGCGTCTCCAGCGCTGCGACCGATCTGATCGCGCAAGCACTGGGCATTCCACGGGTGGAGGTGCAGAGCACGGTGTCTTTCTACTCGTTCTTGTCGGAGCGGCCAAAAGGACGAGTGGTGATCCGTCTGTGCAGCGACCCGATTGACGAAATGTTCGGCATGCTGCCGGTCGCCAGGTCGTTCGAGGAGGCGCTGGGCATCCGCGTGGGCGAGACGACGCCGGATGGTGCAATCTCGCTGGAGTGGACACCGTGCATCGGGATGTCCGATCAGGCCCCCGCGGCTCTGATCAACGACGTGGTCGTCACGTATCTGTCCACCGACAAGGCGCGGGAGATTGTCGCGGAGCTCCGCCGCAGCGGCGATCCCCGCAAGCTCGTCCACCGGCTCGGCGACGGCCACAACGCACATCCGCTTGTGCGCTCGATGGTCCACAACAACATCCGTCGCAAAGGGCCGGTGGTGCTCGCAGACCTTCCACCCGGCGCGGCCCTGCGAAAGGCGCTGGCGATGAGCCCGGTGGAGGTCATTCGCGACATCAAGACCTCTCGTCTACGCGGGCGGGGCGGGGCGGGATTCCCCACCGGCATGAAGTGGGAGTTCACCCGCCAGGCCGAGGGCAACCGGAAGTTTGTGATCTGCAACGCCGACGAGGGCGAGCCGGGCACCTTCAAGGACCGCGTGATCCTCACCGAGTACGCGGACCTGATGTTTGAGGGAATGGCGATCGCCGGCTACGCGATCGGCGCCAAGGAGGGCATTCTGTATCTCCGCGGCGAGTATGCCTACCTCCGGCCGCTGCTGGAGCACATCCTGCAGGTGCGGCGCGACGCCGGTCTGCTCGGACGCGACATCTGCGGCAAACGCGGATTTGAGTTCGACATCCGCATCCAGCTCGGCGCCGGCGCCTACGTGTGTGGCGAGGAGACCTCGCTGCTCAGCTCCTGCGAAGGACGCCGTGGCGATCCGAAGAACCGCCCCCCCTTCCCCGCGCAGAAGGGTTATCTCGGCTGTCCGACCTCGGTGAACAACGTGGAAACGTTCTGCTGCGTCGCGCGAATACTCGACCGCGGCCCCGGCTGGTTCGCGGAGATCGGCTCGAAAGGCAGCCCGGGCACGAAACTGTTCAGCGTCAGCGGCGATTGCGCGGCGCCGGGCGTGTACGAATATCCCTTTGGCATCACGCTGGCAGAGCTGCTGCGCGACGTCGGTGCGGAAGATGTCCAAGCGGTGCAGGTGGGAGGGCCGTCGGGCCATCTCGTCGGCCCCGACAGTTTCCACCGCCGCCTCGAGTACGATGATCTGGCGACCGGCGGCTCGATCATGATCTTCAATTCCTCCCGCGACCTGGTCCATATTGTCCGAAAGTTCCTCGAATTCTTCGCGGACGAAAGCTGCGGCTACTGCACCCCTTGCCGGGTCGGCAACGTGCTACTGCTGCGCAAGATCGAGGAAATCCTGCACGGCCGTGGCACGCCGGACGATCTGCGTTACCTCGAGGAACTCTCCACCACCGTGAAGTTCGCCAGCCGCTGCGGACTCGGTCAGACCTCGCCGAATCCGGTGCTCTCGCTGTTGCGTAACTTCGCCGAGCCGATTCGGCGGCGCGTCGCGCCGCCCGCCGGTGAGCTGCTGCCGACCTTCGACATCCGCGCCGCGCTCGCCGACACCGAGAAACTCGTCGGCCGAACGTCGGTGATCTATGCGCCCTGA
- a CDS encoding 2Fe-2S iron-sulfur cluster-binding protein yields MNQTISFTIDGRPLRATPGQTILQAADAAGVYIPRLCAHRDLHPFGACRVCTVKVNGRPQAACTMPVAEGMVIENNTEELTEHRRRLIEMLFVEGNHFCMFCEKSGNCELQALAYRFGITAPRYPYLFPQRDVDASHPDVLLDRNRCVLCARCVRASQQLDGKNVFQFVGRGAKKTLWVNAERELADTDLDANDRAVEVCPVGCILRKRQGYTVPIGRRLYDHEPIGSDIERAGAAARS; encoded by the coding sequence ATGAACCAGACGATCTCGTTCACGATCGACGGCCGCCCCCTCCGCGCGACGCCCGGCCAGACCATTCTGCAGGCCGCCGATGCGGCCGGCGTCTATATCCCGCGGCTGTGCGCACACCGGGACCTGCACCCGTTCGGCGCCTGCCGCGTCTGCACGGTGAAGGTGAACGGCCGGCCGCAGGCCGCCTGCACGATGCCGGTCGCGGAGGGGATGGTCATCGAGAACAACACCGAGGAGCTCACCGAGCACCGCCGCCGGCTGATTGAAATGCTCTTCGTCGAGGGCAACCACTTCTGCATGTTCTGCGAGAAAAGTGGCAACTGCGAACTGCAGGCGCTCGCCTACCGCTTCGGCATCACCGCGCCGCGCTACCCCTACCTCTTCCCTCAGCGCGACGTGGACGCCTCGCACCCGGACGTGCTGCTGGACCGTAACCGCTGTGTGCTGTGTGCGCGCTGTGTCCGCGCGTCGCAGCAGCTCGACGGCAAGAACGTCTTCCAGTTCGTCGGCCGCGGCGCCAAAAAGACGCTCTGGGTGAACGCGGAACGCGAGCTCGCCGACACTGACCTCGACGCGAACGACCGCGCGGTGGAAGTCTGCCCGGTGGGTTGCATCCTCCGCAAACGCCAGGGCTACACCGTGCCGATCGGACGGCGGCTGTACGACCATGAACCGATCGGCTCCGACATCGAGCGCGCCGGCGCCGCCGCCCGGAGCTGA
- a CDS encoding NADP oxidoreductase, translating to MPAKPRIATCSLAGCFGCHMSILDIDERILQLIELVEFDRSPIDDLKEFTGRCAIGLVEGGCCNEENVRVLQEFRRHCDVLVSVGECAICGGIPAMRNNIPLRECLDEAYRNGPTVHNPSGVLPNDPALPLVLDRVYPCHEVVKIDYHIQGCPPPADAIWQTLVALLNHQPVELPYEVLKYD from the coding sequence ATGCCCGCCAAACCCCGCATCGCCACCTGCTCGTTGGCCGGATGCTTCGGCTGCCACATGTCCATCCTCGACATCGATGAACGCATCCTGCAGCTCATCGAGCTGGTCGAGTTTGACAGGTCGCCGATCGACGACCTGAAGGAGTTCACCGGTCGCTGCGCGATCGGCCTGGTCGAGGGCGGTTGCTGCAACGAGGAGAACGTGCGTGTGCTGCAGGAGTTCCGCCGTCACTGCGACGTGCTCGTCTCCGTTGGCGAGTGCGCGATCTGCGGCGGCATCCCCGCGATGCGCAACAACATCCCGCTCCGCGAATGCCTCGACGAGGCCTATCGCAACGGCCCCACCGTGCACAACCCTTCCGGCGTGCTGCCGAACGATCCCGCACTGCCACTAGTACTCGACCGCGTCTACCCCTGCCACGAAGTCGTGAAGATTGACTACCACATCCAGGGCTGCCCGCCGCCGGCGGATGCGATCTGGCAGACGCTCGTCGCGCTGTTGAACCACCAGCCGGTCGAACTGCCCTACGAGGTGCTGAAGTACGACTGA
- the lysA gene encoding diaminopimelate decarboxylase encodes MPDPIAWRDGELWIEEVPAARLAADHGTPLYVYSRHYIEQQYRRLQQALAEVEPRIHFALKSNGNLAIVRILARLGAGADIVSGGELERARRAGVPPAAIVFAGVGKTVAEIRAALCADIGGFTVESEPELKRISDCAIALGRTARIAIRVNPDVDPDTHVYTTTGRRETKFGVDLERAARAFEIAATLPGLEIAGLHMHLGSPLADERPYAEALDKVAPLCRRLAARFSTFRTLDLGGGFGIPYRPRQPEFPLEAFAAAIVPRIRSLGLSLAIEPGRFLTGNAGVLLTTVQYVKDNPLRKFVIVDAGMNDLIRPPLYSAWHDIRPVRPRAGPRIHADVVGPVCESGDFLGKDRHLPPIEEGDLLAVMSAGAYGMTMASNYNGRGRPAEVLVDGARTAVIRERETTEDLVRGERIPDWLAGPPG; translated from the coding sequence ATGCCGGATCCCATCGCCTGGCGAGACGGGGAGCTCTGGATCGAGGAGGTCCCTGCGGCCCGACTCGCGGCCGACCACGGCACGCCGCTTTATGTGTACAGCCGCCACTACATCGAGCAGCAGTACCGGCGGCTGCAGCAGGCGCTGGCCGAAGTCGAGCCACGGATTCACTTTGCGCTCAAGTCGAACGGAAATCTTGCGATCGTGCGAATTCTCGCGCGACTGGGCGCGGGGGCGGATATCGTCTCCGGCGGCGAGCTCGAACGGGCACGACGAGCCGGTGTGCCTCCCGCCGCAATTGTGTTTGCCGGCGTCGGCAAAACCGTCGCGGAAATCCGGGCCGCATTGTGCGCGGACATCGGCGGATTCACCGTCGAATCCGAGCCCGAACTGAAACGCATTTCCGACTGCGCCATCGCGCTCGGCCGCACCGCGCGCATCGCGATCCGGGTGAACCCGGACGTGGACCCCGATACACACGTCTACACCACCACCGGCCGGCGTGAAACAAAGTTCGGCGTAGACCTCGAACGCGCCGCCCGGGCGTTCGAGATCGCGGCCACGCTGCCGGGCCTAGAAATTGCCGGCCTCCACATGCACCTGGGCTCACCGCTCGCCGACGAGCGGCCCTATGCGGAAGCGCTGGACAAGGTCGCGCCGCTGTGCCGCCGGCTGGCCGCTCGCTTTTCCACTTTTCGCACGCTCGATCTCGGCGGGGGGTTTGGCATTCCTTACCGGCCTCGTCAGCCCGAGTTCCCGCTCGAAGCGTTCGCCGCGGCGATCGTTCCGAGGATCCGCTCGCTGGGGCTGAGTCTCGCGATTGAGCCGGGGAGGTTCCTCACCGGCAACGCGGGGGTGCTGCTCACGACGGTCCAGTACGTGAAAGACAATCCTCTGCGAAAATTCGTCATCGTGGACGCCGGCATGAACGACCTGATCCGCCCCCCACTCTACAGTGCCTGGCATGACATCCGGCCGGTGCGGCCGCGCGCCGGCCCCCGCATCCATGCGGACGTGGTGGGACCGGTGTGCGAATCGGGCGACTTCCTCGGCAAGGACCGCCACCTCCCCCCCATCGAAGAAGGCGATCTGCTCGCCGTGATGAGCGCGGGCGCCTACGGCATGACGATGGCGTCGAACTACAACGGCCGCGGACGCCCGGCCGAGGTGCTGGTGGATGGTGCGCGCACCGCGGTGATCCGCGAACGCGAAACGACAGAAGACCTTGTGCGCGGCGAGCGGATTCCGGACTGGCTCGCCGGCCCGCCCGGCTGA
- a CDS encoding response regulator, protein MKDGKFVILYVDDDQDYLDTVRAILESAGYLMVEAHSAEEGIKVYKAHRPDLILLDLMMEEVDSGTGMIKELRLLNNTAPVYLLSSAGDQLNMVTSYADLGLAGIFQKPVDPKVLLHTIGERLRRPSG, encoded by the coding sequence ATGAAAGACGGCAAGTTCGTGATCTTGTACGTGGACGATGACCAGGACTATCTCGACACGGTCCGCGCGATTCTCGAGTCCGCCGGCTATCTGATGGTCGAGGCCCACTCCGCGGAGGAGGGCATCAAGGTCTACAAGGCGCACCGGCCGGACCTGATTCTGTTAGACCTCATGATGGAAGAGGTCGACTCCGGCACCGGCATGATCAAGGAGCTGCGGCTGCTGAACAACACTGCGCCGGTGTATCTGCTCAGCTCCGCGGGCGACCAGCTCAACATGGTCACCAGCTACGCCGATCTCGGCCTTGCGGGCATCTTCCAGAAGCCGGTCGACCCCAAGGTGCTGCTGCACACCATCGGCGAGCGTCTACGCCGCCCGTCGGGCTGA
- a CDS encoding hydrogenase maturation protease → MRRRVLVIGYGNPGRLDDGLGPACAEALRARAIPGVTVESNYQLVVEDAAAAAGHDAVVFVDATVDGPEPFAWRPTSPHAATGLGSHTLDPGAVLELTRSVFHAHPEGWILAIRGYEFDRFGERLSPRARENLDAAIEFLDSWLRAGAAPAPDKPHSEVVTDEKETR, encoded by the coding sequence ATGCGCCGGCGGGTCCTGGTGATCGGTTACGGCAATCCCGGCCGCCTCGACGATGGTCTCGGGCCGGCTTGCGCGGAGGCGTTGCGCGCACGCGCAATCCCCGGCGTCACCGTCGAGAGCAACTACCAGCTCGTCGTGGAAGACGCCGCGGCCGCCGCCGGTCACGACGCTGTCGTCTTTGTCGACGCGACGGTCGACGGCCCGGAGCCGTTCGCCTGGCGGCCCACCTCTCCCCATGCCGCCACCGGCCTCGGCAGCCACACGTTGGATCCCGGCGCGGTGCTGGAGCTGACCCGCTCGGTCTTCCACGCACACCCCGAGGGCTGGATCCTCGCGATCCGCGGCTACGAGTTCGACCGGTTCGGTGAACGGCTCTCCCCCCGCGCCCGAGAGAACCTTGACGCCGCGATCGAGTTCCTCGACTCTTGGCTGCGCGCGGGCGCCGCCCCCGCGCCCGATAAGCCGCATTCGGAGGTCGTGACGGACGAGAAGGAGACGCGATGA
- a CDS encoding RNA polymerase sigma factor — MTNAGPPIEPDGAAETVATLYRECRAELELFFRRRHADTAAEDLVQETFARLVRSARALLAARSPRAFVFGIARHVSLDAWRRAAVRSVVAFEPEPRAEVAAPAPDVRRAAALRDAISTLPPTDQEILDLRFQHDLSYAEIAEALRIPLGTVRSRLHHALRRLRAVWDEHTAAPPEGNV, encoded by the coding sequence ATGACGAACGCCGGCCCGCCGATCGAGCCGGACGGAGCCGCAGAGACGGTCGCCACCTTGTACCGGGAGTGCCGCGCCGAACTCGAGCTTTTTTTCCGGCGACGCCACGCAGATACGGCGGCAGAAGACCTGGTACAGGAGACTTTCGCGCGCCTCGTCCGCAGCGCCCGCGCGCTGCTCGCCGCCCGCTCACCGCGCGCGTTCGTGTTCGGCATTGCTCGGCACGTGAGTCTGGACGCCTGGCGGCGGGCGGCAGTGCGCTCGGTGGTGGCCTTTGAGCCGGAGCCGCGCGCAGAGGTCGCGGCACCCGCGCCGGATGTCCGGCGCGCCGCGGCGCTGCGCGACGCGATCTCCACTCTGCCTCCCACCGACCAGGAGATCCTCGATCTGCGCTTTCAGCATGACCTCAGCTACGCTGAAATCGCCGAGGCGCTCCGCATTCCGCTCGGCACGGTGCGTTCCCGACTGCACCACGCGCTGCGGAGGTTGCGCGCAGTGTGGGACGAGCACACCGCCGCACCACCTGAAGGAAATGTGTAA